One stretch of Cheilinus undulatus linkage group 5, ASM1832078v1, whole genome shotgun sequence DNA includes these proteins:
- the LOC121510032 gene encoding uncharacterized protein LOC121510032 isoform X2, with product MEVDRGDYRMMKKNERAHFFSPKEQELILKLYEEEREILTAKSNTTSASRNREDAWQRIADKINAASDSGYKRTWQQVKVKHKNIVQTAKRRRLEVMRIGAGSATPSLNSAEEDVLLHKDNSRLRVEVLPSGACIEPLSESEGSLMSGQPVLLLPITKTEPESLSSDETDVSDTQFEGEIHNSALQGIHNSNLLETTNSACAANGSKEAERRHKGSLLQLPQKGDGEPRPTDGAQSTKDEKVGEGNFTT from the exons ATGGAGGTTGACAGAG gaGATTACCGCATGATGAAAAAGAATGAGAGGGCTCATTTTTTCAGCCCGAAGGAGCAGGAACTCATTTTGAAGTTGtatgaagaagagagagagatactGACCGCCAAATCCAACACCACCAGCGCCTCCAGAAACAGAGAGGACGCATGGCAGAGAATTGCCGATAAAATAAATGC GGCATCGGACAGCGGCTACAAAAGGACATGGCAGCAAGTGAAagtcaaacataaaaacatcgTTCAAACAG CAAAAAGAAGGAGGTTGGAGGTTATGAGGATTGGAGCAGGGTCAGCCACCCCGTCACTAAACTCAGCAGAGGAGGATGTGCTGCTGCACAAAGACAACAGCAGGCTGAGGGTGGAGGTCCTCCCTTCTGGGGCCTGCATCGAGCCGCTGTCTGAATCAGAAGGCTCCCTCATGAGTG GCCAACCAGTCCTCCTCCTTCCTATAACAAAGACTGAACCAGAGAGCCTGAGCAGTGATGAGACGGACGTCAGCGACACTCAGTTTGAAGGg gAAATACACAACAGCGCCTTGCAGGGAATACATAATAGCAACCTACTGGAAACGACCAACTCGGCGTGTGCAGCAAACGGCAGCAAAG AGGCAGAAAGACGACATAAGGGCTCTTTACTGCAGCTACCTCAGAAAGGAGATGGAGAACCGAGACCAACAGATGGCGCACAGAGCACTAAAGATGAAAAAGTTGGAGAAGGAAATTTTACTACTTGA
- the LOC121510032 gene encoding uncharacterized protein LOC121510032 isoform X1: protein MEVDRGDYRMMKKNERAHFFSPKEQELILKLYEEEREILTAKSNTTSASRNREDAWQRIADKINAASDSGYKRTWQQVKVKHKNIVQTAKRRRLEVMRIGAGSATPSLNSAEEDVLLHKDNSRLRVEVLPSGACIEPLSESEGSLMSGQPVLLLPITKTEPESLSSDETDVSDTQFEGEIHNSALQGIHNSNLLETTNSACAANGSKGAERQKDDIRALYCSYLRKEMENRDQQMAHRALKMKKLEKEILLLDKQLM, encoded by the exons ATGGAGGTTGACAGAG gaGATTACCGCATGATGAAAAAGAATGAGAGGGCTCATTTTTTCAGCCCGAAGGAGCAGGAACTCATTTTGAAGTTGtatgaagaagagagagagatactGACCGCCAAATCCAACACCACCAGCGCCTCCAGAAACAGAGAGGACGCATGGCAGAGAATTGCCGATAAAATAAATGC GGCATCGGACAGCGGCTACAAAAGGACATGGCAGCAAGTGAAagtcaaacataaaaacatcgTTCAAACAG CAAAAAGAAGGAGGTTGGAGGTTATGAGGATTGGAGCAGGGTCAGCCACCCCGTCACTAAACTCAGCAGAGGAGGATGTGCTGCTGCACAAAGACAACAGCAGGCTGAGGGTGGAGGTCCTCCCTTCTGGGGCCTGCATCGAGCCGCTGTCTGAATCAGAAGGCTCCCTCATGAGTG GCCAACCAGTCCTCCTCCTTCCTATAACAAAGACTGAACCAGAGAGCCTGAGCAGTGATGAGACGGACGTCAGCGACACTCAGTTTGAAGGg gAAATACACAACAGCGCCTTGCAGGGAATACATAATAGCAACCTACTGGAAACGACCAACTCGGCGTGTGCAGCAAACGGCAGCAAAGGTGCAGAG AGGCAGAAAGACGACATAAGGGCTCTTTACTGCAGCTACCTCAGAAAGGAGATGGAGAACCGAGACCAACAGATGGCGCACAGAGCACTAAAGATGAAAAAGTTGGAGAAGGAAATTTTACTACTTGATAAACAGCTGATGTGA